Proteins co-encoded in one Vicia villosa cultivar HV-30 ecotype Madison, WI unplaced genomic scaffold, Vvil1.0 ctg.000282F_1_1, whole genome shotgun sequence genomic window:
- the LOC131626312 gene encoding bZIP transcription factor 18-like — MSTPFHRRSQSEVHFRIPDDFDLEMDPFDFDASPLHFQDPQPHDDLLSSYIDSDNSGSKLNSPPPNADAGRPGHRRSNSADTSSSMLSEGIESKKAMSPDKLAQLWTVDPKRAKRILANRQSAARSKERKACYVVELERKIHTLQTEATTLSAQLNLFQRDTSGLSSENTELKLRLQGMEQQAKLCDALNEALKNEVDRLKVATGEVTTHADTYGLGMHQLSYSQASPFMHQPQHSQNELRAMQMQQFHSYSSNISNPHQPQFDLPTSYDLSEMLSSDSIGQFQGLDIGHRVSHVLMPDGPSVSVNKTNNAF, encoded by the exons ATGTCGACCCCGTTCCACCGTCGATCTCAATCGGAGGTACATTTCCGAATCCCCGACGACTTCGACCTCGAAATGGATCCCTTCGACTTCGACGCCTCTCCGCTCCATTTCCAAGATCCACAACCACACGACGATCTCCTCTCTTCCTACATTGATTCCGACAATTCCGGATCCAAACTCAACTCTCCTCCTCCCAATGCAGATGCCGGTAGGCCCGGTCACCGCCGTAGCAACTCCGCCGATACATCTTCTTCCATGTTATCAGAAGGAATCGAATCTAAGAAGGCCATGTCCCCTGATAAACTCGCTCAATTATGGACCGTTGATCCGAAACGAGCCAAGAG GATTCTGGCTAACCGTCAATCTGCTGCACGTTCGAAAGAGAGGAAAGCTTGTTACGTGGTTGAGCTTGAGAGAAAAATTCATACTCTTCAAACTGAAGCAACTACTCTTTCTGCTCAATTAAATCTTTTCCAG AGAGATACAAGTGGTCTGTCTAGTGAAAATACCGAGTTGAAGCTTCGGTTACAAGGCATGGAGCAACAAGCTAAGTTATGTGATG CTCTAAATGAAGCCTTGAAGAATGAAGTTGATAGGCTGAAGGTTGCTACTGGAGAGGTAACAACCCATGCTGATACATATGGCTTGGGAATGCATCAACTTTCATATTCTCAAGCTTCACCCTTCATGCACCAGCCACAACATAGTCAGAACGAACTTCGGGCCATGCAAATGCAGCAGTTTCATTCATACTCATCTAACATATCCAATCCCCACCAGCCTCAGTTTGATCTACCCACTTCATATGATTTGTCAGAAATGCTGTCAAGTGATTCTATCGGCCAGTTTCAGGGGCTGGATATTGGCCACAGGGTTTCTCATGTTCTGATGCCTGATGGTCCCTCCGTTTCTGTTAATAAAACCAACAACGCCTTTTGA